A genomic segment from Spinacia oleracea cultivar Varoflay chromosome 3, BTI_SOV_V1, whole genome shotgun sequence encodes:
- the LOC130469744 gene encoding uncharacterized protein yields the protein MWALERGVEESSLRQARLFYLHFITSTFLPGPTDTFDPRWIGLVEHVSSLGDYCWGDLGYATLVGQMSLAVRDSDPRRHHFVIALAGVPRLIELWAFEHLPWLAPRKGQRPLEYPVGRRWGWKKKLTARPPPDTVWDLIRDGNPEHVQHLILYLVAWTPWLSFRGSYASVRDSYALSQMRVLFIGRRDPVWRGVEGPFEDGRVGDGVGDSGS from the exons atgtgggccttgGAGCGTGGGGTGGAGGAGTCGTCTTTGAGACAGGCCcgactgttctacctccattttatcacTTCCACTTTTCTGCCGGGTcctactgacacctttgacccgaggtggataggttTGGTGGAGCACGTGTCTTCGCTGGGCGACTactgctggggcgatttgggctatgcgacgctcgtaggccagatgagtttggcggtgcgAGACTCGGACCCGCGTAGACATCACTTTGTCATTGCattggcgggagtgccgcgtttgattgAG cTGTGGGCCTTCGAGCATttgccttggctggctccccgaaaggggcagaggcctttggagtaccctgtcggtcgtcgttggggttggaagaagaagctgacggcGCGTccgccgcccgataccgtgtgggatcttatccgggacgggaaccccgAGCATGTGCAGCACCTTATCctttatctc GTGGcctggaccccatggctctccttTAGGGGTTCCTATGCTTCGGttagggatagttatgccctgagccagatgcgggttttGTTTATTGGTCGCCgtgaccctgtctg GCGAGGCGTGGAGGGTCCATTCGAGGACGGGCGTgtcggcgacggagttggtgatagcgggagctag